One part of the Nostoc sp. PCC 7120 = FACHB-418 genome encodes these proteins:
- the glgP gene encoding alpha-glucan family phosphorylase — translation MSQSSANTAALHLSEKLPFSLKRLADLAYNYWWSWSGDRLALFQAIDPQEWERCGHNPVAILESVSYERLTQLAEDPFYLKQVSALAQEFDQYINQKDTWVSRVAPQVSHENPVAYFCAEFGIHESLPIYSGGLGILAGDHLKSSSDLGVPLVGIGLLYRQGYFRQRLSRQGWQEDYYVDNSFHRMPIELIKNEHGEPLTIKLEIRQRQVTVQIWRVQVGRVSLYLLDSDRHDNDPIDRWLTGHLYGGNTETRIAQEVVLGIGGVRALQALGIKPSVYHLNEGHAAFCTLEIARLEIERTGKSFYDIEASVRNSCVFTTHTPVPAGHDVFSPDLIDSFFAHYWTQLRLSREQFLALGARRLGDPWEPFGMTVLALRMSRACNGVSELHGQVSRKMWTVLYPQRSEEKVPIGYITNGVHAPTWTAPLLADLYNQYLGADWRTQAIDPKMWAKVDDIPDEELWSRHLILKERLVAYTRYKVRKSREHRGEDQRLIQASDSLLDPKILTIGFARRFSPYKRGDLILRDAERALRIFSNAERPVQIVFAGKAHPADEEGKRIIQRLMEWCHNSGIINRVAFIEDYDIYTGQKLVQGVDVWLNNPRRPLEASGTSGQKVCFNGGINCSVLDGWWCEGYQADANGKGLNGWAIGEDAHTSDQELQDRIDSQSLYKLLEEEIVPLYYDQDANGIPHRWVQVMKASIKTNAPLFNTDRMIADYVTQVYVPEISTRVQPILAKVLL, via the coding sequence ATGTCTCAGAGCAGTGCAAATACAGCAGCCTTACATTTAAGTGAAAAGCTACCTTTTTCCCTCAAGCGATTAGCAGATTTAGCTTATAATTATTGGTGGAGTTGGAGTGGCGATCGCCTAGCATTATTCCAAGCCATTGATCCCCAAGAGTGGGAACGCTGTGGACATAACCCAGTGGCAATTTTAGAGTCAGTCAGCTACGAACGCCTCACCCAGTTAGCTGAAGACCCGTTTTATCTCAAGCAAGTTTCTGCCTTGGCGCAGGAGTTTGACCAATATATCAACCAGAAAGATACTTGGGTGAGTCGAGTAGCGCCCCAAGTTTCCCACGAAAACCCCGTTGCTTATTTTTGTGCCGAATTTGGTATTCATGAATCTCTACCAATTTACTCTGGTGGGTTGGGGATTTTGGCTGGGGATCACCTGAAATCATCATCCGATTTGGGTGTACCGTTGGTGGGTATTGGCTTGCTATATCGCCAAGGTTATTTTCGTCAGCGCTTGAGCCGTCAAGGTTGGCAAGAAGATTATTATGTGGATAATTCCTTCCATCGGATGCCCATTGAGTTGATTAAAAATGAGCATGGGGAACCACTAACAATTAAATTGGAGATTCGCCAGCGTCAGGTAACAGTGCAAATCTGGCGCGTGCAAGTAGGAAGGGTAAGTTTATATTTACTCGATAGCGATCGCCATGACAATGATCCCATTGACCGTTGGTTGACAGGACATTTATACGGTGGGAATACAGAAACCCGCATCGCCCAAGAAGTCGTCTTAGGAATTGGCGGTGTGAGAGCGTTGCAAGCCTTGGGGATCAAACCTTCTGTCTATCACCTCAACGAAGGTCATGCCGCTTTCTGTACCTTAGAAATTGCCCGTCTGGAAATCGAACGCACAGGTAAATCCTTCTACGATATTGAAGCCAGTGTGCGGAATAGTTGCGTATTCACCACCCATACACCAGTTCCCGCCGGTCACGATGTCTTCTCACCCGATTTAATTGACTCCTTCTTTGCCCACTACTGGACACAATTACGTCTCTCCCGTGAACAATTCTTAGCTTTAGGCGCACGGCGATTAGGTGACCCCTGGGAACCCTTTGGTATGACTGTGTTAGCCTTGCGAATGTCCCGCGCTTGTAACGGTGTGAGTGAACTACATGGTCAAGTATCCCGCAAGATGTGGACTGTCCTCTATCCCCAAAGGTCGGAGGAGAAAGTACCAATTGGTTACATTACCAATGGTGTACACGCACCCACCTGGACAGCACCTTTATTAGCCGACTTATATAATCAATACTTGGGTGCAGACTGGAGAACCCAAGCCATTGATCCCAAAATGTGGGCAAAAGTGGACGACATCCCCGATGAGGAATTATGGTCACGCCATCTCATCCTCAAAGAAAGATTAGTCGCCTACACCCGTTATAAAGTCAGAAAATCACGGGAACATCGGGGTGAAGACCAAAGACTCATTCAAGCCAGTGATAGTCTACTAGATCCCAAAATCCTCACCATTGGTTTTGCTAGACGCTTCAGCCCTTACAAACGTGGCGACTTAATTTTACGTGATGCAGAACGAGCGTTACGCATTTTCAGCAACGCTGAACGTCCAGTGCAGATAGTGTTTGCCGGCAAAGCCCACCCAGCCGATGAAGAAGGTAAGCGGATTATCCAACGCTTGATGGAATGGTGTCATAATTCAGGCATTATTAACCGTGTCGCCTTTATTGAAGATTACGACATTTACACAGGGCAGAAATTAGTCCAAGGTGTGGATGTGTGGTTAAATAATCCCCGTCGTCCCCTAGAAGCATCGGGAACAAGTGGACAGAAAGTCTGCTTCAACGGTGGGATTAATTGCAGCGTCCTTGATGGTTGGTGGTGTGAAGGTTATCAAGCCGATGCAAATGGTAAAGGCTTAAATGGTTGGGCGATTGGTGAAGATGCTCACACCAGCGACCAAGAATTACAAGACCGCATTGATTCCCAATCCCTGTATAAGTTGCTAGAAGAGGAAATTGTACCTCTATACTACGACCAAGATGCCAACGGGATTCCCCATCGTTGGGTGCAAGTCATGAAAGCATCCATCAAAACCAATGCACCATTATTTAATACAGACAGAATGATTGCTGACTACGTTACACAGGTGTATGTACCAGAAATCTCTACCCGTGTGCAGCCAATTTTAGCTAAGGTTCTGCTGTAG
- the fghA gene encoding S-formylglutathione hydrolase encodes MNNLKLISEYQSFGGKLGFYSHPSSTCNGEMRFAVYQPPQAAEKPLPVLYFLSGLTCTEENFMAKAGAQRYAAEYGLILVAPDTSPRNTGIAGEDDEWDFGTGAGFYVDATEKPWRSHYQMYSYIVQELPALIAANFPIQAEKQGIFGHSMGGHGALVCALRNPHIFKSVSAFAPIVTPMGCPWGQKAFSRYLGNNQASWLAYDASELVKQLGYHSQILIDQGTSDKFLTEQLLTDVFAQACQAVNQPLNLRYQAGYDHSYYFIASFIADHIRHHATSLERS; translated from the coding sequence ATGAATAATCTCAAACTGATCTCAGAATATCAAAGCTTTGGCGGTAAACTCGGCTTTTATTCTCATCCGTCTTCTACCTGTAACGGGGAAATGCGTTTTGCTGTTTATCAGCCACCGCAAGCAGCCGAAAAACCTCTACCAGTCCTCTATTTTCTTTCTGGTTTGACTTGTACAGAAGAAAATTTTATGGCTAAAGCTGGGGCGCAACGTTACGCGGCTGAGTATGGATTAATTTTGGTTGCGCCAGACACTAGCCCCCGCAATACTGGAATTGCTGGTGAAGATGACGAGTGGGATTTTGGTACAGGTGCGGGTTTTTATGTGGATGCGACGGAAAAACCTTGGCGATCGCACTACCAAATGTATAGTTATATTGTGCAGGAATTACCTGCTTTGATTGCGGCTAATTTCCCTATACAAGCTGAGAAACAAGGGATTTTTGGTCACTCGATGGGTGGACATGGGGCGCTGGTCTGTGCTTTGCGTAATCCCCATATTTTTAAATCTGTGTCGGCTTTTGCACCGATTGTTACACCTATGGGCTGTCCTTGGGGTCAAAAGGCTTTTAGTCGTTATCTCGGAAATAATCAAGCAAGCTGGCTGGCTTATGATGCTAGTGAATTAGTTAAACAGTTGGGATATCACAGCCAAATTCTCATAGACCAAGGTACGTCTGATAAATTTTTAACTGAACAATTATTAACAGATGTATTTGCCCAAGCTTGTCAAGCAGTTAACCAACCGCTTAATTTACGTTATCAAGCAGGCTATGACCACAGTTATTATTTCATTGCTAGTTTTATAGCAGATCATATCCGTCATCATGCAACCTCTTTGGAGCGTAGCTGA
- the rimM gene encoding ribosome maturation factor RimM (Essential for efficient processing of 16S rRNA), which translates to MKRKQESKGAGEKRQGAGGRGQGEKKQGKQGRQGRQGRQGEKSPVPSPQSPIPNPQFTTPNPDEWLQIGKIVSAQGLSGEVRVYPDSDFPERFEVPGTRWLLRPGQTEPQPIELLHGRYLENKNLYVLQLAGVENRSQSEELRGCMLFVPASDRPELGEDEYHVVDLIGMEVFLQASGDLVGAVVDVIPAGNDLLEVSLHEPVTSDKKPKTVLIPFVKAIAPVVDLQTRRIEITPPPGLLELGSGV; encoded by the coding sequence ATGAAGCGTAAACAAGAAAGTAAAGGGGCAGGGGAGAAGAGGCAGGGAGCAGGGGGCAGGGGGCAGGGGGAGAAGAAGCAGGGGAAGCAGGGGAGGCAGGGGAGGCAGGGGAGACAGGGAGAGAAGTCCCCAGTCCCCAGTCCCCAATCCCCAATCCCCAATCCCCAATTCACAACTCCCAATCCTGACGAATGGCTACAAATTGGTAAAATCGTTTCCGCCCAAGGCTTATCTGGGGAAGTGCGAGTCTATCCTGATTCTGACTTTCCCGAACGCTTTGAAGTGCCGGGAACCCGATGGTTATTACGTCCGGGGCAAACGGAACCACAACCTATAGAATTGCTGCATGGTCGTTACCTGGAGAACAAAAACTTATATGTCCTCCAGTTAGCTGGCGTAGAAAATCGCAGCCAGTCGGAAGAATTACGGGGTTGTATGTTGTTTGTGCCAGCCAGCGATCGCCCAGAACTAGGCGAAGATGAATATCATGTGGTCGATTTAATCGGCATGGAAGTCTTCTTACAAGCCTCCGGGGATTTAGTAGGGGCTGTAGTTGATGTCATCCCGGCTGGTAATGATTTACTGGAAGTGAGCCTACATGAGCCAGTTACTAGCGACAAAAAACCAAAGACTGTGCTGATTCCTTTTGTCAAGGCGATCGCACCAGTAGTAGATTTACAAACCCGCCGCATCGAAATCACCCCCCCACCTGGGTTGTTGGAGTTAGGAAGCGGAGTGTGA
- a CDS encoding TetR/AcrR family transcriptional regulator, with translation MTANNSPSNSKMRRQPQQARSQERVNYILSAAEELFIEMGYEQTTTRAIASRAKVPVGSLYQFFPDKESILKALAVRYFQQEYQLFAQLHTKEAETLPVAVYVDRVIDAFDHFMNSHPGYRAVYEQLLNLMTYSAIEAMDNYEYRIVDELAAFFAKLNPKLEAEKCQAIALVVVKVVSDLLWLATSQTPAKRQLLLAETKILMLGYLNNYLGNQIRD, from the coding sequence ATGACAGCGAATAATTCTCCCAGTAATTCCAAGATGCGCCGCCAACCCCAGCAGGCGAGGAGTCAGGAGCGAGTTAATTACATTCTGAGTGCAGCCGAGGAATTATTTATTGAGATGGGATATGAGCAGACAACAACAAGAGCGATCGCATCTCGTGCTAAAGTTCCTGTTGGTTCCTTGTATCAGTTCTTCCCGGATAAAGAATCCATTCTCAAAGCCTTAGCTGTGCGATATTTTCAACAGGAATATCAGTTGTTTGCCCAACTGCACACCAAAGAAGCAGAGACATTACCTGTTGCAGTGTATGTTGATCGGGTAATCGATGCGTTCGATCACTTTATGAACAGCCATCCGGGGTATCGTGCTGTGTATGAGCAATTACTGAACTTGATGACATATTCAGCAATTGAAGCAATGGATAACTATGAGTATCGAATTGTGGATGAACTGGCTGCTTTCTTTGCTAAACTCAACCCCAAACTAGAAGCAGAAAAATGCCAAGCGATCGCCTTAGTAGTAGTGAAGGTAGTAAGTGATCTTCTATGGCTGGCTACCAGTCAGACTCCAGCAAAGCGGCAATTGCTGTTAGCAGAAACGAAAATATTGATGTTGGGTTATCTCAATAATTATTTAGGTAATCAGATAAGGGACTAG
- a CDS encoding UPF0175 family protein: MSLVISDEIVQASGLSEKELILELIILLFQKKNISLGKASQLAQVPLLQFQHELAKRNIPLHYDESDLEIDLQNLGIL; the protein is encoded by the coding sequence ATGAGTTTAGTCATTTCTGATGAGATTGTCCAAGCAAGTGGATTATCAGAAAAGGAATTAATTCTCGAACTGATTATCCTATTATTTCAAAAAAAGAACATTAGTCTTGGTAAAGCTTCCCAGTTGGCTCAAGTGCCTTTATTGCAATTTCAACATGAATTGGCAAAGAGAAATATTCCTCTTCATTATGATGAAAGTGACTTAGAAATTGATTTACAAAATTTGGGTATTCTTTAA
- a CDS encoding S-(hydroxymethyl)glutathione dehydrogenase/class III alcohol dehydrogenase: MEVKAAIAYGAGKPLTIETVQLEGPKAGEVLVEVKASGVCHTDAYTLSGNDPEGLFPAILGHEGAGVVVDVGAGVTSVKPGDHVIPLYTPECRQCAYCLSFKTNLCQAIRGTQGRGVMPDGTSRFSINGQMIHHYMGTSTFANYTVLPEIAVAKIREDAPFDKVCYIGCGVTTGIGAVIYTAKVEAGANVVVFGLGGIGLNVIQGARMVGANMIVGVDINPSKRALAEKFGMTHFVNPQEVEGDLVAYLVDLTKGGADYSFECIGNVNVMRQALECCHKGWGVSVIIGVAGAGQEISTRPFQLVTGRVWKGSAFGGARGRTDVPKIVDWYMDGKINIDDLITHVMPIEKINDAMDLMHRGESIRSVVTF, from the coding sequence GTGGAAGTGAAAGCAGCAATAGCTTACGGCGCGGGTAAGCCGTTGACAATTGAAACCGTTCAACTAGAGGGGCCAAAAGCTGGGGAAGTATTGGTTGAAGTTAAAGCCAGTGGCGTTTGCCATACCGATGCTTACACCCTTTCAGGAAATGATCCCGAAGGTTTGTTCCCCGCCATTTTAGGACATGAGGGTGCGGGGGTAGTAGTAGATGTGGGCGCTGGTGTTACCAGTGTCAAACCAGGGGATCATGTGATTCCTCTCTACACCCCAGAATGTCGCCAATGTGCCTATTGTTTAAGCTTTAAGACTAATCTGTGTCAAGCTATTCGTGGTACTCAAGGACGTGGTGTGATGCCCGATGGGACTAGTCGTTTTAGTATCAATGGGCAGATGATTCATCACTATATGGGTACATCTACGTTTGCTAACTACACAGTGTTACCGGAAATTGCTGTAGCCAAAATTCGAGAAGATGCCCCATTTGACAAGGTTTGTTACATTGGGTGCGGTGTAACGACAGGTATTGGTGCAGTCATTTATACAGCCAAGGTGGAAGCAGGGGCAAATGTCGTCGTTTTTGGCTTGGGGGGTATTGGTTTAAACGTCATCCAAGGGGCGCGGATGGTGGGTGCGAATATGATTGTCGGCGTAGATATTAATCCCAGCAAACGCGCCTTGGCTGAAAAATTTGGGATGACACATTTTGTTAATCCCCAAGAAGTTGAGGGTGATTTAGTTGCTTATTTGGTGGACTTAACGAAAGGCGGCGCTGATTACAGTTTTGAATGTATTGGTAACGTCAATGTGATGCGCCAAGCCTTAGAATGCTGTCATAAGGGTTGGGGTGTGAGTGTAATTATTGGTGTAGCTGGTGCAGGACAAGAAATTAGTACTCGTCCCTTTCAATTAGTGACTGGGCGTGTGTGGAAAGGTTCTGCTTTTGGTGGCGCTAGAGGGCGTACAGATGTGCCGAAAATTGTTGATTGGTATATGGATGGAAAGATAAATATTGATGATTTAATTACTCATGTGATGCCAATTGAAAAAATTAATGATGCTATGGATTTGATGCACAGAGGTGAATCGATTCGCAGTGTGGTGACTTTTTAA
- a CDS encoding Uma2 family endonuclease, with protein MLLTELRADRVVLHNISWQQFENLLVNLGESRAARIAYDDGTLEIMTPLPEHEYYKEIIGDIIKDTAEVLELDYECYGSTTWKRELKKAGIESDNCFYFQNEALIRGKLSFDLNQDPPPDLALEIDVTSKSLDRFPLYVRLGVPEIWCYDAGDIKIYQLQGEKYIQTETSLVFPNLNIQEIPSLIERYRMAGRRVFRQVIREWVRGQMG; from the coding sequence ATGCTGTTAACTGAACTTCGTGCTGATCGGGTAGTTCTCCATAATATTAGTTGGCAACAATTTGAGAATTTATTAGTAAATTTAGGTGAAAGTAGAGCAGCTAGGATTGCTTACGATGATGGCACTTTAGAGATTATGACCCCATTACCAGAACACGAATATTATAAAGAAATAATTGGTGACATTATCAAAGATACGGCTGAAGTTTTAGAGTTAGATTATGAATGTTATGGTTCAACTACCTGGAAACGAGAATTAAAAAAGGCTGGGATAGAATCTGACAATTGCTTTTATTTCCAAAATGAAGCCTTAATTAGAGGTAAGCTCAGTTTTGATTTAAATCAAGACCCACCTCCAGATTTAGCTTTAGAAATTGATGTTACGAGTAAATCATTAGATAGATTTCCTCTCTATGTTCGGTTAGGTGTGCCTGAAATCTGGTGTTATGATGCTGGAGACATCAAAATTTACCAATTGCAAGGTGAGAAATATATCCAAACCGAAACAAGTTTAGTATTTCCTAATTTAAATATTCAAGAAATTCCATCACTAATTGAAAGATACCGCATGGCGGGAAGGCGGGTATTTCGACAAGTAATTAGGGAATGGGTACGAGGACAGATGGGGTAA
- a CDS encoding DUF3368 domain-containing protein, which yields MPIVSNTSPITNLAAIGKIHLLKQLYGGIIIPSAVFHELTQWGDSIPGAKEVKTLHWIQVNPITNDDLVVSLRNKLDEGESSAIALALELKADWLIIDEQLGRQIAIEYNLKITGILGILIEAKSRGLILSVKPVLDDLINIAKFWVSRSLYNRILSIVDEQ from the coding sequence ATGCCTATCGTTAGCAACACTTCACCTATTACTAATCTAGCTGCTATAGGCAAAATTCATTTACTAAAACAACTTTATGGCGGCATTATCATACCATCAGCAGTTTTTCATGAATTAACTCAGTGGGGAGATTCTATACCCGGAGCTAAAGAAGTTAAAACATTGCATTGGATTCAAGTTAACCCAATCACCAACGATGATTTAGTGGTGTCGTTAAGAAATAAATTAGATGAAGGTGAATCTTCTGCTATCGCTTTAGCATTAGAATTAAAGGCTGATTGGTTAATTATAGATGAACAGTTGGGCAGACAAATAGCAATTGAATATAATTTGAAAATTACAGGTATTTTAGGGATTTTGATAGAAGCAAAAAGTCGGGGTTTAATTTTATCAGTTAAACCCGTTTTGGATGATTTAATCAATATAGCAAAATTTTGGGTTAGTCGTTCTCTCTATAATCGTATTTTATCGATTGTTGATGAACAATAA
- a CDS encoding Coq4 family protein has protein sequence MQTINTHPVQPLKLDSEVQRQMNFQFLTAMKAFFTLLTTEDNIDAVDELSSILIHSRAFELAAESMQTDPEVAHLIKERYYAPVHDVEQLLQYPADSLGYLYASTLKESGFERIDPEIIVNSDTAYIEHRWQQTHDIWHLVTGFSASGIDEIGLQAFYLAQFRLPLASMLIANALMSATLLAPEDLPQLLQTIERGWTMGLQAKPLFAQKWEEAWEKPLSQWRDELNIQAFS, from the coding sequence ATGCAAACGATAAATACTCACCCAGTTCAGCCGTTAAAACTTGACTCGGAAGTGCAACGGCAGATGAATTTCCAGTTTTTGACGGCGATGAAAGCTTTTTTCACGTTACTAACAACAGAAGACAACATAGATGCGGTGGATGAACTTAGTAGCATCTTAATTCACAGCCGGGCCTTTGAATTGGCGGCGGAAAGTATGCAGACTGATCCTGAGGTAGCGCATTTGATCAAAGAGCGATATTATGCGCCAGTCCACGACGTAGAGCAGCTATTGCAATATCCGGCTGATTCTTTGGGTTATCTCTATGCCTCGACTCTCAAAGAATCTGGCTTTGAACGCATAGATCCTGAAATTATTGTCAATTCAGATACAGCTTACATTGAGCATCGCTGGCAGCAAACCCATGATATTTGGCATCTTGTTACGGGATTCAGCGCCAGTGGTATTGACGAAATAGGATTACAAGCCTTTTATCTAGCACAATTTCGTCTACCCTTAGCCAGTATGCTAATTGCCAATGCCTTGATGAGTGCCACTTTACTCGCTCCAGAAGACTTACCGCAACTTCTCCAGACTATTGAACGAGGTTGGACAATGGGTTTGCAAGCCAAACCGTTATTCGCACAAAAGTGGGAAGAAGCTTGGGAAAAACCTTTATCCCAGTGGCGGGATGAATTAAATATTCAAGCTTTTAGTTAG
- a CDS encoding valine--pyruvate transaminase has product MNPALTKIGDQMSNLTGVRAIMKDIIETLKSGGGQDLINLSAGNPLILPEVEQLWRDCTAELLASQEYGEVVCRYGSSQGYAPLIEAVVKDFNRRYGLNLTDRNILITPGSQTLYFYAANVFGGYTSSGDLKQIVLPLSPDYTGYGGICLVPEALVAYKPSLDIDAAAHSFKYRPDFSQVSISESTGCVIFSRPCNPTGNVLTDDEVRKIAALAAPYNVPVLIDSAYAPPFPALNFTDMSLIFGENILHCTSLSKAGLPGERIGIAIGNERLIQVLESFQTNASLHSSRYGQAIAARAINSGALAQIAEQVIRPFYKNKFAIVENALEAAMPKELPWFLHRGEGAIFSWLWLQDLPITDWELYQELKKVGVIVVPGSTFFPGLKEEWAHKHQCVRISLTGSDTEIALGMQRLAKAVEQIYQRTPISA; this is encoded by the coding sequence ATGAACCCTGCCCTAACTAAAATTGGCGATCAAATGTCCAACCTGACTGGTGTACGAGCGATTATGAAGGACATTATCGAAACGTTGAAGTCTGGTGGAGGGCAGGATTTAATTAATTTGAGTGCGGGGAACCCGTTGATTTTGCCAGAGGTAGAACAGTTATGGCGGGACTGCACAGCAGAACTCTTAGCAAGTCAAGAATATGGTGAAGTAGTTTGTCGCTATGGTTCTAGTCAAGGCTATGCGCCATTAATTGAAGCGGTTGTGAAAGATTTTAACCGTCGCTATGGTCTGAATTTAACCGATCGCAACATCTTAATCACTCCGGGTAGTCAAACTCTGTACTTTTATGCTGCTAATGTTTTCGGCGGTTACACCAGTAGCGGCGACCTCAAGCAAATTGTTTTACCCCTGAGTCCCGATTACACTGGCTACGGTGGTATTTGTCTAGTTCCCGAAGCTTTAGTTGCTTACAAACCTTCTCTAGATATTGATGCAGCAGCACACAGCTTTAAATATCGCCCCGATTTTAGCCAAGTGTCTATTTCCGAAAGCACCGGCTGCGTCATTTTCTCCCGCCCCTGTAACCCTACAGGCAACGTCCTCACAGATGACGAAGTGAGAAAAATTGCCGCCCTTGCCGCACCTTATAATGTGCCAGTGCTGATTGATTCGGCTTACGCTCCCCCATTCCCGGCGTTGAACTTCACGGATATGTCGCTGATTTTTGGGGAAAATATTCTTCATTGCACCAGCTTATCGAAAGCGGGTTTACCAGGGGAGAGAATTGGTATTGCTATCGGTAATGAAAGATTAATTCAAGTCCTAGAATCTTTCCAGACTAATGCTAGTTTACATTCCTCACGCTATGGGCAGGCGATCGCCGCTCGTGCCATTAACTCTGGTGCGTTGGCACAAATCGCGGAACAAGTTATCCGTCCCTTCTACAAAAACAAATTCGCCATCGTCGAGAATGCCTTAGAAGCAGCCATGCCCAAAGAATTACCTTGGTTCCTCCATCGTGGTGAAGGTGCTATCTTTAGTTGGCTATGGTTACAAGATTTGCCCATCACAGATTGGGAATTATACCAAGAACTCAAAAAAGTTGGGGTAATTGTCGTCCCTGGTAGTACATTCTTCCCTGGCTTAAAAGAAGAATGGGCGCACAAACACCAATGTGTCCGCATCAGCTTGACTGGTAGCGATACTGAAATCGCCCTTGGTATGCAGCGTCTAGCAAAAGCAGTCGAACAAATTTACCAGCGTACACCCATTAGTGCTTAA